The following are encoded in a window of Thermodesulfobacteriota bacterium genomic DNA:
- the pyrR gene encoding bifunctional pyr operon transcriptional regulator/uracil phosphoribosyltransferase PyrR — MRKAGEKVILDAKGVDRVLTRLTHEILEKNKGASDIVLVGVAQGGVPLSQAIQRNIRTIEGIEVPAGFVDITLYRDDLGKAGYQARLKRTEIPFSIDDKRVILVDDVLYTGRSIRAAMDALVDLGRPKNIQLAVLIDRGHRELPIRADYVGRNVPTSRTEQVRVRVEGKPEEWKVVLNEGAPEKGE; from the coding sequence ATGAGAAAGGCCGGCGAGAAGGTCATCCTGGACGCGAAGGGGGTCGACCGCGTCCTTACGCGGCTGACCCACGAGATCCTCGAAAAGAACAAGGGGGCGTCCGACATCGTGCTGGTGGGGGTCGCCCAGGGCGGCGTGCCGCTGTCGCAGGCGATCCAGCGAAACATCAGGACGATCGAGGGCATCGAAGTTCCGGCGGGATTCGTCGACATCACCCTGTACCGGGACGACCTGGGGAAGGCGGGGTACCAGGCGCGCCTCAAGCGGACGGAGATCCCGTTTTCCATCGACGACAAGCGGGTGATCCTGGTGGACGACGTCCTCTATACCGGCCGGTCGATCCGCGCCGCCATGGACGCCCTGGTGGATCTCGGCCGGCCGAAGAACATCCAGCTCGCGGTGCTCATCGACCGGGGGCACCGGGAGCTTCCGATCCGCGCCGATTATGTGGGAAGGAACGTGCCCACTTCCCGGACCGAGCAGGTGCGGGTCCGGGTCGAAGGGAAACCCGAAGAGTGGAAAGTGGTCCTCAACGAAGGCGCTCCGGAGAAGGGGGAGTAG